From Streptomyces sp. SCSIO 75703:
AGGCCCGCAGGAAGGCCGAGGCCGAGCGCCTGGCCGAGCTGGCCCGGCAGTACGCGCTGCCGACCTCCGCCTACACGATCACCTCGACCTTCGGGCAGTCCGGCTCCATGTGGTCCTCCGGCTACCACACCGGGCTCGACTTCGCCGCCCCCACCGGCACCCTGATCAAGGCCGTGCACACCGGCACGATCACCGAGGCCGGCTGGGCGGGCTCCTACGGCTACCGCACGATCCTCACCCTGGAGGACGGCACCGAGCTGTGGTACGCGCACCAGTCGTCGATCAACGTCAGCGTGGGCCAGCAGGTCAACACCGGTGACGTCATCGGCCGCGTGGGTGCCACCGGCAACGTGACCGGCCCCCACCTGCACTTCGAGGTCCACCCCGGTGGCGCCGACAGCGGTGTCGACCCGACGGCGTGGCTGCGGGGCAAGGGCCTCGGCATCTGAGGCATCCGGCGCCCCGAGCGCCCGGCATCCGGCACCCCGGGCCGGGCAGCCGGCGCGGCACCCCGCGCCGGCCCGGTGGCGGGCCCCGCCCACCTCGACGCGAGACCCCCGTGGCCCCGCCCCGCGCGGTGACCGCGGCGACCCCCTGGAGGACCCCGGCGGTCCTGGCGGCCAACCCCCCGACGCCAGGGCTGCCGGCTTCCGGCGCGCGGGCCGCCCCGCCGAACGGCCCACCCACGGAATGACCGCGTCCGGCGCGGGCGTTGACGTACGACATGACGTATCCGCGCCCTCTCGGCTCCTCCGGTCTCCAGGTCTTCCCGCTCGCCCTCGGCGGCAACGTCTTCGGGTGGACCGCCGACCGCGACCGCTCCTTCGCCGTCCTCGACGCCTACGCGGCTGCCGGCGGCAACTTCCTCGACAGCGCCGACTCCTACTCCGCCTGGGTGGAGGGCAACTCCGGCGGCGAGTCCGAGACCGTCATCGGCGAGTGGCTCGCCGCGCGCGGCAACCGCGACGACATCGTGATCGCCACCAAGGTCAGCCAGCACCCGGAGTACCGGGGCCTGTCCGCCGGCACCATCAAGGCCGCCGCCGACGCCTCGCTGCGCCGCCTGGGCACCGACCACATCGACCTCTACTACACCCACTTCGACCAGCCCGAGGTACCGGTCGAGGAGATCATCGGCGCCCTCGACGAACTGGTGACGGCCGGCAAGGTCCGGTACATCGCCGCCTCCAACATCTCGCCGGAGCGGCTCGCGAGGTCCCTGGAGTTCTCCGAGCGCGAGGGACTCGCCCGCTACGTCGCCCTCCAGCCCCACTACAACCTGGTCTCGCGCGACACCTACGAGGGCCCGCTGCGCGACCTCGCCGAGCGGTCCGGACTCGGCGCCGTCCCCTACTTCGCCCTCGCGGCCGGCTTCCTCACCGGCAAGTACCGGCCGGGCGTGGAGGTCGACAGCCCGCGGGCCGGGCGGGCCGGCGCCCACCTGGAGAGCGAGCGCGGCCGTCGGGTCCTCGCGGCGCTCGACGAGGTCGCCGGGGCGCACGACGCGCCCCTCGCCACGGTGGCCCTCGCCTGGCTCGCGGCCCAGCCGACCGTCGCCGCGCCGATCGCCTCCGCGCGGACCGTGGAGCAGCTTCCGGCGCTGCTCGGCGTGGCGGAACTGAGCCTCACGCCGGAGGAGATCACCAAGCTGACGGACGCCTCCGCCTGAGCGCGGCGCCGGTACGCGGCCCGGGGCGCCTCGACCGCGCCGGGCCGCCGGTCCGCGTCGGCGGTCAGCCCGTCTCGGGCCGGGCGTGGGGGACGCGGCGGAAGACCAGGTCGTTGACGACGTGCCCCTTCTCCAGGCCCTGCCCCTCGAAGCGGGTCAGCGGCCGGTGCGCGGGGCGGGGGGCGAAGCCGCCGTCGGCCCGGGTGTTCTCGAAGTCCGGGTGCGCGGTGAGCACCTCCAGCATGTGCTCCGCGTACGGTTCCCAGT
This genomic window contains:
- a CDS encoding aldo/keto reductase; this translates as MTYPRPLGSSGLQVFPLALGGNVFGWTADRDRSFAVLDAYAAAGGNFLDSADSYSAWVEGNSGGESETVIGEWLAARGNRDDIVIATKVSQHPEYRGLSAGTIKAAADASLRRLGTDHIDLYYTHFDQPEVPVEEIIGALDELVTAGKVRYIAASNISPERLARSLEFSEREGLARYVALQPHYNLVSRDTYEGPLRDLAERSGLGAVPYFALAAGFLTGKYRPGVEVDSPRAGRAGAHLESERGRRVLAALDEVAGAHDAPLATVALAWLAAQPTVAAPIASARTVEQLPALLGVAELSLTPEEITKLTDASA